One part of the Vitis riparia cultivar Riparia Gloire de Montpellier isolate 1030 chromosome 8, EGFV_Vit.rip_1.0, whole genome shotgun sequence genome encodes these proteins:
- the LOC117920993 gene encoding mini zinc finger protein 2-like, with protein sequence MKLSHSSFFSPSMRNSFATTRHYSPSNRRSGMSSPSMFVEEQDQKTLQLSHDLKDKKHKEQKNAAVFPEKALSYKEKNVIYKECRKNHAASIGGYAVDGCREFMAAGEEGTSASFKCAACSCHRNFHRKEVESECFCDCSSISTTLK encoded by the coding sequence ATGAAGCTTTCTCACTCATCTTTTTTCTCTCCATCCATGAGAAACTCTTTTGCAACAACTCGTCATTATAGCCCATCTAACAGAAGGTCTGGCATGTCATCTCCCTCCATGTTTGTTGAAGAACAAGACCAGAAGACCCTTCAACTCAGTCATGATCTGAAGGACAAGAAGCACAAGGAGCAAAAGAACGCGGCGGTCTTCCCTGAGAAAGCTTTGTcgtacaaggagaagaatgtcATATACAAAGAATGCAGGAAAAACCATGCGGCAAGTATCGGCGGCTATGCTGTAGATGGCTGCAGAGAATTCATGGCTGCCGGAGAAGAAGGAACCAGTGCCTCATTCAAGTGTGCTGCTTGCAGTTGCCACAGGAACTTCCATAGAAAGGAGGTTGAGAGTGAATGCTTTTGTGACTGTTCTTCAATATCTACCACTCTGAAATGA